In Octopus bimaculoides isolate UCB-OBI-ISO-001 chromosome 27, ASM119413v2, whole genome shotgun sequence, one DNA window encodes the following:
- the LOC106880346 gene encoding uncharacterized protein LOC106880346 yields MNHTLSGKTIIHSLEEELYTLLKKDYTYNGKRIIHSVEELYSFCGKIVYTLWEKNYTISGRTIIHALWRKNYMLLGIRMIYSLGEKIYTLCKDNYTLTGERVIQTLEEELNTLWDKNYTHSGKKIIHSLEELCIHWKKNYTSSGRRIINTLEEELYNLLKKNYTHSGRRIINTRQELYNLLKKNYTHSQKRVIHPLETEIYTPTGSLSVL; encoded by the coding sequence ATGAATCATACACTCTCAGGAAAAACAATTATACACTCACTGGAAGAAGAATTATACACGCTCTTAAAGAAGGATTATACATACAATGGAAAAAGAATTATACACTCCGTGGAAGAACTGTATAGCTTTTGTGGAAAAATTGTATACACCCTCTGGGAGAAAAATTATACAATTTCTGGAAGAACAATTATACATGCTCTCTGGAGGAAAAATTATATGCTTTTGGGAATAAGAATGATATACTCTCTAGGAGAAAAAATATACACGCTCTGTAAGGATAACTATACACTCACTGGTGAAAGAGTTATACAGACCCTTGAAGAAGAATTAAACACTCTCTGGgataaaaattatacacactctggtaaaaaaattatacattcatTGGAAGAGTTATGCATTCACTGGAAGAAGAATTATACATCTTCAGGAAGAAGAATTATAAACACACTGGAAGAAGAATTATACAACCTTTTGAAAAAGAATTATACACACTCTGGAAGAAGAATTATAAACACTCGACAAGAATTATACAACTTGTTGAAAAAGAATTATACACATTCTCAGAAAAGAGTTATACATCCTcttgaaactgaaatatatacacccactggAAGCTTATCTGT